A window of the Isosphaera pallida ATCC 43644 genome harbors these coding sequences:
- a CDS encoding ABC transporter ATP-binding protein: MTNFFRLIGLARAYRGRFLVSLVCAGFVALLWSANIGLVYPLLNILFHNGNCQIWVADQIASARVEIASLEARIEEVDALADWNAQGRDPEAFRKRFDAIDEEALHLRGEQRRAERERAALIAAEPLAPHAVAANVRVAEGRLLSARLAIVEARLDELKRHVDSVVKQGQGEILERRRQVLKRDLDSAQTWLNRYLVIQPYVNRYLPNDGFQTLLILIGLLMLGVAVKGVFQFFQDYLVASVTHLTLFRLRNQFFRRTMALDLKHFNEQGTADLIARFTNDVEMVGVGLNLVMGRLIREPLRAMSCLGAAMWLNWRLTVFALILVPLSLYCTVRVGKILKKAVRRSLESLSEIYKILQETFQGIKVVKASSMERHERNRFHRETKTLLRKSIRVATIDAVSDPVLELLALGTVSIALLSGAYLVLRQTIFLDFGFASLQLAARPMAIEDLLSLYAMLAGISDPIRKLANVHSKIQRAAAASDRICALMDRRPEVVDKPNAVVLPRHQRSIEFTDVVFAYPGREPILKGLTLQVRHGERIALVGANGSGKSTLMALLARFHDVQEGAIRVDGVDLRDAVAREWRRQIGMVTQETVLFEGTIAANIAYGKPHASRAEIEEAAKRAYAHNFIEQLPQGYETRVAEAGHSLSGGQRQRIALARVMLRDPSVLILDEATSAIDIEDETLIRKALEVYSRGRTTFLIAHHLGTIQSADRIALLDGGKVVAVGTHQELRRESPLYRRLTEAYLQMVG; encoded by the coding sequence ATGACCAACTTCTTCCGCTTGATCGGCCTAGCCCGGGCCTACCGGGGGCGTTTCCTGGTCTCCTTGGTCTGTGCGGGGTTCGTGGCGTTGCTTTGGAGCGCGAACATCGGTCTGGTGTATCCGCTGCTCAACATCTTGTTTCATAATGGCAATTGTCAGATTTGGGTCGCCGATCAGATCGCTAGCGCACGGGTCGAGATCGCTTCGCTGGAAGCGCGGATCGAGGAGGTGGACGCGCTGGCTGACTGGAACGCTCAAGGACGCGACCCCGAGGCGTTTCGCAAGCGTTTCGACGCGATTGACGAGGAGGCGCTCCACCTCCGCGGCGAGCAAAGACGCGCTGAACGCGAGCGGGCTGCCTTGATCGCCGCCGAGCCGCTCGCCCCCCACGCCGTTGCCGCCAACGTCCGGGTCGCCGAGGGACGACTCCTCTCCGCCCGGCTGGCGATCGTCGAGGCGCGGTTGGACGAACTCAAGCGTCACGTCGATTCCGTGGTCAAGCAGGGGCAAGGCGAAATCCTGGAACGGCGGCGGCAAGTCCTGAAACGCGACCTGGATTCGGCCCAAACCTGGCTCAATCGTTATCTCGTCATCCAGCCCTACGTCAACCGATACCTCCCTAACGACGGGTTTCAAACGCTTCTCATCCTCATTGGGTTATTGATGCTGGGGGTGGCGGTCAAAGGGGTGTTCCAGTTCTTTCAAGATTATCTGGTCGCCTCGGTGACCCACCTGACTTTATTTCGGCTACGCAACCAATTCTTCCGCCGAACCATGGCGTTGGACCTCAAACACTTCAACGAGCAAGGCACCGCCGATTTGATCGCCCGCTTCACCAACGACGTGGAGATGGTGGGCGTCGGTTTGAACCTGGTGATGGGACGCCTGATCCGCGAGCCGTTGCGGGCAATGAGTTGCCTGGGAGCCGCGATGTGGCTCAACTGGCGTTTGACTGTTTTTGCCCTGATTCTGGTGCCCCTCTCGCTCTACTGCACCGTTCGGGTCGGCAAAATCCTCAAAAAAGCGGTTCGACGCTCGTTGGAAAGCCTGTCGGAAATCTATAAAATCCTTCAGGAGACGTTCCAGGGGATCAAGGTGGTCAAAGCCTCCTCGATGGAGCGCCACGAGCGCAACCGCTTCCATCGGGAGACCAAGACCCTGTTGCGCAAGTCGATCCGGGTGGCGACGATCGACGCCGTGTCCGATCCGGTTCTAGAATTGTTGGCCCTAGGCACGGTGTCGATCGCGTTGCTGTCTGGAGCTTATTTAGTCCTTCGTCAGACGATCTTTCTGGATTTCGGCTTCGCCAGCCTGCAACTGGCCGCGCGGCCGATGGCGATCGAAGACCTGTTGTCGCTGTACGCGATGCTCGCTGGAATTTCCGACCCGATTCGCAAACTTGCTAATGTGCATTCCAAGATTCAACGCGCCGCGGCCGCCTCCGACCGCATCTGCGCCTTGATGGATCGCCGCCCTGAGGTGGTGGATAAGCCCAACGCCGTGGTCTTGCCGCGTCATCAACGAAGCATCGAGTTCACCGACGTGGTCTTCGCCTACCCCGGACGCGAACCGATCCTCAAGGGGTTGACGCTTCAAGTGCGTCACGGCGAGCGGATCGCCCTGGTGGGGGCTAACGGCTCGGGCAAATCGACCTTAATGGCCCTGCTGGCCCGGTTCCACGACGTTCAAGAGGGGGCGATCCGGGTTGACGGCGTGGATCTACGTGACGCGGTGGCCCGCGAATGGCGACGACAGATCGGCATGGTGACACAAGAGACCGTGTTGTTCGAAGGCACGATCGCCGCCAATATCGCCTACGGCAAACCCCACGCCAGCCGCGCCGAGATCGAAGAGGCGGCTAAACGGGCCTACGCCCACAACTTCATCGAACAACTGCCCCAGGGTTACGAAACTCGGGTAGCCGAAGCCGGTCACTCGCTCTCCGGTGGCCAACGCCAACGGATCGCTCTGGCGCGGGTGATGCTCCGCGACCCCTCGGTGTTGATCCTCGACGAGGCCACCAGCGCCATTGACATTGAGGACGAGACCCTCATTCGCAAAGCTCTGGAAGTGTATTCGCGTGGTCGGACCACCTTTCTGATTGCTCACCATCTTGGCACCATTCAATCGGCTGACCGAATCGCCTTGCTCGACGGCGGCAAGGTGGTGGCGGTAGGAACCCACCAAGAACTGCGGCGGGAGTCGCCCCTTTATCGACGACTCACCGAGGCTTATCTGCAAATGGTGGGATGA
- a CDS encoding tetratricopeptide repeat protein — MNPADPTSSKANPTPPNSPSPPVPDDSGRSATTGAPGGGSGGSKIWDEPNAAWDLLERGWEEFLQRERQRAQGPSPTPPPPHMIPSSSRGAVPPSPAPPPSSPSPPAGVHPGRIPASPLLTTPASPSAPTLPASINPPGVAPIRPAAADEVAKVRELGVKLEALLRRAFPEAKPTPGPQALTQLIQYALAQATQRDDQPGPIANPPVELAEALRIRNQALAALRAEAGTPPITTVEARRCVATFTQAIQGLTFYLKNPRVALPGGSSTWASYRAIPEASTASAPSTPSAPLSSPASAPSPPPSPNVVASPPPAVAAATQEDEDEMDVILDTAETEESNVGTVASPPVVAADAPSQSSGFASSPSSDPASTPVAPTAPTQTTANAALTDRHPTSAELPTSVPCDAPASQSAPPVKLLSTPVGETANRTPNNQRRADARRGTTTRSPHANPTRTTRPRGSRVKRLAVSLTLGAACGGAVWLGSVFWNAPFHEVDQLRRRAEVAMRQLEEFENDQEINDQLNRMIALRGEAAVAVQAGRLDDAALSYRSVIQDAQRLLDQRGVALRTELNAADSTALRLGDSANHPLAPIKPDDPVAVAWANSDDSESGPVGHNALQAQHDSQDTVDLDMPAAPPAPLDAPGEVPPPPTPLEVAMTPPRQNQTESTTIAPSPDPVGLVEPRPADDPPAPPDSPAPVIAAHPTSQPSAPPAQEPTNLEPPPQRDASTATLAAAIPPPRRPSASDAASKSEEERPENEESPIEMPALPTTAEVANAEPPIEQEAGQEAMSRSPDPAAVPDSEVASEARRRLEELVASAPAELRGEAGPLTRRLAELERRAAEESKEGAVALYDQAIASWNEWLDEATLEQATTLARAERHDEAMTLLSDLAQRKPDDPRVRLAVARSAGRAASWWLAHAEQTLKAFQQEADDPAGLVRPGGDGLGATAREHAWTWAEIARIKTRLHLPSQEALENARRAAEAVGDPLDRARAWGAVASAEVVAGLNDRARATLEAAAAQLEAVAPTLDQQGGCRAWWVAIELVRRAGELGEPRLWETCVRRSFAVRPSYTATRAHRPGLSTADYDRFWTGMYHLAYGDLASARALADALCDQDDSTFQGDPYLHAALARTSAAMGDLPGATRSIEKVQHLLTNPSSELPSVRRAECLGMIASAAALSGDYGLCQTLLKRVPEGPARDEALLTLAQVAAQAGRLDQAMAAAEMIRDPVDRAAAIRIQAAARAQRREFAPLIGWIAGLDSPIRQAEALAGAAAGVAPRLARSPEESGNRAAANPRSEPPR, encoded by the coding sequence ATGAATCCGGCCGACCCGACTTCCTCGAAGGCGAATCCCACGCCGCCGAATTCCCCGTCCCCGCCCGTTCCGGACGACTCGGGCCGTTCCGCCACGACCGGAGCGCCCGGGGGTGGGTCCGGCGGTTCTAAAATTTGGGACGAACCTAACGCCGCCTGGGATTTGCTGGAACGAGGCTGGGAGGAGTTTCTGCAACGGGAACGCCAACGCGCCCAGGGGCCTTCGCCGACTCCGCCCCCGCCCCACATGATTCCGTCCTCGTCCCGAGGGGCCGTGCCCCCTTCCCCCGCGCCTCCACCATCCTCCCCGTCCCCGCCTGCCGGGGTTCACCCGGGTCGGATTCCCGCGTCTCCCTTGTTGACCACTCCCGCCTCCCCATCCGCGCCAACCTTACCTGCGTCAATCAACCCGCCCGGCGTCGCGCCAATTCGGCCCGCCGCCGCCGACGAGGTGGCTAAGGTGCGCGAACTGGGCGTCAAGTTGGAAGCTCTGCTGCGCCGCGCCTTTCCTGAAGCCAAGCCGACTCCCGGCCCCCAGGCGTTGACTCAGTTGATTCAGTACGCCCTCGCTCAAGCAACCCAACGGGACGATCAACCCGGCCCCATCGCCAACCCGCCCGTGGAACTCGCCGAAGCCCTCAGAATCCGCAACCAGGCCCTTGCCGCCCTCCGCGCGGAGGCCGGCACGCCGCCGATCACCACCGTGGAAGCTCGCCGCTGCGTTGCCACCTTCACCCAGGCGATTCAGGGACTCACCTTCTACCTCAAGAATCCCAGAGTCGCCCTTCCCGGCGGCTCGTCCACGTGGGCGTCCTACCGCGCGATTCCCGAAGCGTCCACGGCGTCCGCTCCATCCACCCCGTCGGCTCCGCTTTCGTCCCCCGCGTCCGCTCCATCCCCACCGCCTTCGCCCAACGTGGTCGCCTCGCCTCCGCCTGCGGTCGCCGCGGCGACCCAGGAGGACGAGGACGAAATGGACGTGATTCTCGACACCGCGGAGACGGAGGAGTCCAACGTCGGCACCGTTGCCTCACCGCCGGTGGTCGCTGCCGATGCTCCCAGTCAGTCGTCCGGGTTCGCATCCTCGCCCTCCTCGGACCCTGCTTCAACCCCGGTCGCTCCAACCGCCCCCACCCAGACGACGGCCAACGCCGCGCTGACGGATCGGCATCCAACCTCGGCGGAACTGCCCACGTCCGTCCCCTGCGACGCCCCGGCGTCCCAATCCGCTCCGCCAGTCAAACTCCTCTCCACACCTGTGGGCGAGACGGCCAACCGGACGCCCAACAATCAACGGCGAGCCGACGCCCGACGTGGGACGACGACGCGGTCCCCCCACGCGAACCCCACTCGAACCACCCGACCCCGTGGCTCGCGGGTGAAACGATTGGCGGTCTCCCTGACGCTGGGAGCGGCGTGCGGCGGCGCGGTTTGGTTGGGGTCCGTGTTTTGGAATGCCCCCTTCCACGAAGTGGACCAGCTCCGCCGCCGCGCCGAAGTGGCCATGCGTCAACTCGAAGAGTTCGAGAACGATCAAGAAATCAACGACCAACTCAATCGCATGATCGCACTGCGCGGCGAAGCGGCCGTCGCGGTCCAGGCCGGACGGCTCGACGACGCCGCCCTCTCTTACCGCTCAGTGATTCAGGATGCTCAACGTCTGCTTGATCAACGCGGCGTCGCGTTGCGAACCGAACTCAACGCTGCCGACTCCACCGCGTTGCGACTAGGCGATTCCGCCAACCACCCGCTGGCCCCAATCAAGCCCGACGACCCCGTCGCCGTGGCTTGGGCGAATTCGGATGATTCCGAAAGCGGTCCCGTTGGTCATAACGCGCTTCAAGCCCAACACGATTCCCAAGACACCGTTGACCTTGACATGCCGGCGGCCCCTCCCGCCCCTCTAGACGCGCCCGGGGAGGTTCCCCCGCCCCCCACTCCCCTGGAGGTGGCGATGACGCCGCCGCGGCAGAACCAAACCGAGAGCACGACGATCGCCCCAAGTCCCGATCCCGTCGGCCTCGTCGAACCACGCCCGGCGGACGATCCTCCCGCCCCGCCCGACTCTCCCGCCCCCGTGATCGCCGCCCACCCAACGAGCCAACCCTCCGCGCCTCCCGCCCAGGAACCGACCAACCTCGAACCGCCGCCCCAGCGGGACGCCTCGACCGCCACGTTGGCCGCGGCGATTCCGCCACCCCGGCGTCCCTCGGCGTCCGATGCGGCGTCCAAGAGCGAAGAGGAGCGTCCCGAGAACGAAGAATCGCCGATCGAGATGCCCGCGTTGCCGACCACCGCCGAAGTCGCCAACGCGGAACCCCCTATTGAACAGGAAGCCGGTCAGGAGGCGATGTCGAGGTCTCCGGACCCCGCTGCGGTCCCCGATTCGGAGGTCGCGTCCGAAGCGCGTCGTCGCCTCGAGGAGTTGGTCGCGTCCGCCCCGGCGGAGCTGCGGGGCGAGGCCGGGCCGCTGACCCGTCGTTTGGCCGAATTGGAACGTCGAGCCGCCGAAGAGTCTAAGGAGGGCGCGGTCGCCCTTTATGACCAGGCGATCGCCTCTTGGAACGAGTGGCTCGACGAGGCAACGCTGGAACAGGCCACGACCCTGGCGCGGGCGGAGCGTCACGACGAGGCGATGACCCTGCTTTCCGACTTGGCTCAACGCAAACCGGACGATCCCAGAGTTCGCCTAGCGGTGGCGCGTTCGGCGGGCCGGGCCGCATCGTGGTGGTTGGCGCACGCCGAGCAAACCCTCAAGGCGTTCCAGCAGGAGGCCGACGATCCCGCCGGACTGGTTCGACCGGGCGGCGACGGCTTGGGGGCAACCGCCCGCGAACACGCCTGGACCTGGGCTGAAATCGCTCGGATCAAGACCCGGCTCCACCTCCCGTCCCAAGAGGCGTTGGAGAACGCCCGTCGCGCCGCCGAGGCCGTTGGCGATCCCCTCGACCGCGCGCGGGCTTGGGGCGCGGTGGCTTCCGCCGAGGTGGTCGCCGGGCTCAACGATCGCGCCCGTGCCACGCTTGAAGCGGCCGCGGCCCAACTCGAAGCGGTGGCCCCAACGCTGGATCAACAAGGGGGCTGTCGAGCCTGGTGGGTCGCAATTGAACTGGTCCGCCGGGCCGGCGAGCTTGGCGAACCCCGGTTGTGGGAAACCTGCGTGCGTCGCTCGTTCGCCGTGCGTCCTAGCTACACGGCGACCCGCGCCCATCGTCCCGGCCTCTCGACAGCCGACTACGATCGGTTCTGGACCGGGATGTATCACCTGGCCTACGGCGACCTCGCCTCGGCCCGCGCATTGGCCGACGCCCTTTGCGATCAGGACGACTCGACGTTCCAGGGCGACCCGTATTTGCACGCCGCGTTGGCCCGCACCAGCGCAGCGATGGGCGATCTTCCCGGCGCCACCCGCTCGATTGAGAAGGTCCAGCACCTCCTGACGAATCCGTCCAGTGAGCTGCCCAGCGTCCGTCGGGCCGAATGCCTAGGCATGATCGCTTCAGCGGCAGCCCTCTCGGGCGACTATGGCCTGTGTCAGACCCTGCTCAAGAGGGTTCCCGAGGGACCGGCGCGGGACGAGGCGTTGCTGACCCTGGCCCAGGTCGCCGCTCAGGCCGGGCGGCTTGATCAAGCGATGGCTGCCGCTGAGATGATCCGCGATCCGGTTGATCGGGCCGCGGCGATTCGGATTCAAGCCGCCGCCCGCGCCCAGCGCCGCGAGTTCGCGCCGCTGATCGGCTGGATCGCCGGACTCGATTCACCCATCCGTCAGGCCGAAGCCCTCGCCGGAGCCGCCGCCGGAGTCGCGCCCCGTTTGGCCCGCTCGCCCGAGGAGAGCGGGAACCGCGCCGCCGCCAACCCACGTTCCGAGCCGCCTCGCTGA
- a CDS encoding YqjF family protein yields the protein MRLPSQRLETTEVDAEAAGSIATGGRSRHPQRPTMYQTWRRLLFLHWPLPAEEVQARLPQGLGLTVDCFEGSAYVGLVPFIMSGVRPRGLPALPWLSEFPEINVRTYVNHPKTGPGVWFFSLDAGHPVAVAIARFWFGLPYFRATMSERLEMAEHDSATALRPRRVVYRTERRSGRGASAGSLLSYELDPHASAVPAPSGSLEEFLVERYRLYCVRKGRLLTGLVRHLPYRLTAIDGLQLEDRLVSAAGFGPWTSGPPVSARFVDKVDVEIFAPTVVERTRRMEETA from the coding sequence ATGAGGTTACCCTCGCAACGCCTCGAAACCACCGAGGTTGACGCCGAGGCCGCCGGGTCCATCGCCACCGGCGGCCGCTCTCGCCACCCGCAACGCCCCACTATGTACCAAACCTGGAGGCGTCTGCTGTTCCTACACTGGCCGTTGCCCGCCGAGGAGGTCCAGGCGCGTTTGCCCCAGGGTCTGGGGTTGACGGTCGATTGTTTCGAGGGATCAGCCTATGTGGGGTTGGTTCCGTTCATCATGAGTGGAGTCAGGCCGCGGGGTTTGCCGGCGCTCCCCTGGCTCTCGGAGTTCCCTGAAATCAACGTCCGCACCTACGTCAACCACCCGAAAACGGGTCCGGGCGTCTGGTTTTTCAGTCTGGACGCGGGTCATCCGGTGGCGGTGGCGATCGCCCGTTTCTGGTTCGGCCTGCCATATTTCCGGGCAACGATGTCCGAACGGCTCGAAATGGCCGAGCACGACAGCGCGACGGCGTTGAGGCCCCGGCGGGTCGTCTACCGGACCGAGCGACGGAGCGGCCGCGGCGCTTCGGCGGGAAGCCTCTTGAGCTACGAACTGGACCCGCACGCCTCGGCGGTTCCAGCCCCGTCGGGAAGCCTCGAGGAGTTTCTGGTCGAGCGTTACCGGCTCTACTGCGTTCGGAAGGGGCGGTTGCTCACCGGCCTGGTCCGCCATCTCCCCTACCGCCTGACCGCCATCGACGGGTTGCAACTGGAGGACCGCCTCGTGAGCGCCGCTGGGTTCGGTCCTTGGACAAGTGGGCCTCCGGTGTCGGCTCGTTTTGTTGACAAGGTAGATGTAGAGATTTTTGCGCCAACGGTCGTTGAGAGGACCAGGAGGATGGAGGAGACGGCATGA
- the dctA gene encoding C4-dicarboxylate transporter DctA, with protein sequence MSATGAARGQRWWRSMSARVVAAIVTGILIGVVSPDLGASLGPLGVGFVNLIKMLIGPVIFCTIVHGIASVGDLRQAGRVGVKALVYFEVVTTLALVIGLVVVNLIWPGAGLNVDPASLTTKGLPIAAVEAAGDHPEGVEGFVDFVMRIIPRSFVAAFVDGELLQVVLVSLLFGAALAGLGEAGRPVLEGVEHLNRVFFGIVNLIMKIAPLGALGAMAFTVGRYGLGSLVALAWLMGSFYLTCLLFVFLVLGPILWWTCRVRIDRLLRHLSEELWIVLGTSSSETVLPRLMEKLTRLGCARPVVGLTLPTGYSFNLDGTSIYLTMAAVFVAQAVNVPLSLGDQLGLLAVLLITSKGAAGVTGSGFIVLAATLQSTSAVPVAALTLILGIDRFMSEARALTNVVGNTVATLVVARWENALDLDTLQRTLNPTHSSVPDAPGSLSTVAEHQTETSARS encoded by the coding sequence ATGAGTGCAACGGGAGCGGCGCGGGGGCAACGCTGGTGGCGGTCAATGTCGGCCCGGGTCGTCGCGGCGATTGTGACCGGCATCCTCATTGGCGTCGTTTCTCCCGACCTAGGCGCGTCGCTGGGTCCGTTGGGTGTTGGCTTCGTCAATTTGATCAAGATGTTGATTGGACCAGTCATCTTCTGTACGATCGTGCATGGTATCGCCTCAGTGGGCGATCTCCGCCAGGCCGGTCGGGTCGGCGTTAAGGCATTGGTTTATTTCGAGGTGGTCACAACACTGGCGTTGGTGATTGGGTTGGTGGTGGTCAATCTGATTTGGCCGGGGGCGGGTCTCAATGTCGATCCGGCCAGCTTGACGACCAAGGGATTGCCAATCGCCGCGGTCGAAGCCGCTGGCGACCACCCGGAAGGGGTCGAGGGTTTTGTTGATTTTGTGATGAGGATCATCCCGCGTTCGTTTGTGGCGGCATTCGTGGATGGCGAATTGTTGCAGGTGGTGCTGGTCTCGTTGCTCTTCGGCGCAGCGTTAGCGGGTCTGGGCGAGGCGGGCCGTCCAGTCTTGGAAGGGGTGGAGCATCTCAACCGGGTCTTTTTTGGGATTGTCAATCTCATTATGAAGATCGCGCCGCTGGGGGCTCTGGGCGCGATGGCCTTTACGGTGGGCCGCTACGGCCTGGGGTCACTGGTTGCGCTGGCCTGGTTGATGGGCAGCTTTTATCTGACCTGCCTGCTGTTCGTCTTCCTGGTCCTGGGGCCGATCCTATGGTGGACTTGCCGGGTGCGAATCGATCGATTGCTCAGACATTTGAGTGAAGAATTGTGGATTGTCTTGGGCACATCGTCGTCGGAGACGGTGCTGCCCCGTTTGATGGAGAAGCTGACCCGTCTGGGCTGCGCGCGGCCGGTGGTGGGCCTGACGCTGCCGACTGGCTATTCGTTTAACCTGGATGGGACGTCGATTTACCTGACGATGGCGGCGGTCTTTGTGGCTCAGGCGGTCAATGTCCCGTTGAGCCTAGGCGACCAACTCGGGCTGCTGGCAGTGCTTCTGATCACCTCGAAGGGGGCCGCGGGCGTCACCGGCAGCGGCTTCATCGTGCTGGCGGCGACCCTGCAATCGACCAGCGCGGTGCCGGTGGCGGCCCTCACCTTGATTCTGGGGATCGACCGTTTCATGTCCGAAGCCCGGGCCTTGACCAACGTGGTCGGCAACACGGTGGCCACCCTGGTGGTCGCCCGCTGGGAGAATGCCCTCGATCTGGACACCCTGCAGAGGACTCTCAACCCAACTCACTCATCGGTTCCCGATGCCCCGGGTTCCCTGTCCACCGTCGCCGAGCATCAGACCGAAACCTCCGCGCGGTCTTAG
- a CDS encoding YbjN domain-containing protein, which yields MDPRVPVAESEVDAFLLQKFFRAAFLKTEIDDDGDLRVYSDFGCRVYLNVDPDRKLVRFTSVYGLREDASEEDKLRLVNTLNDKVILARFSMPQSDALMADYYLLYEEGLIPYQVVHTFRQFARVVVQSLREYDVEDLVE from the coding sequence ATGGACCCCCGAGTGCCGGTCGCCGAATCCGAAGTGGACGCCTTTCTGCTCCAGAAGTTCTTCCGCGCCGCCTTTCTCAAGACTGAGATCGACGACGACGGGGATCTGCGGGTCTACTCGGATTTTGGTTGCCGCGTCTATCTCAACGTTGATCCCGACCGTAAACTTGTCCGCTTCACCAGCGTGTACGGCTTACGCGAGGACGCCAGCGAGGAGGACAAGCTCCGTCTGGTCAACACCTTGAACGACAAGGTCATCCTAGCGCGGTTCTCCATGCCTCAAAGCGACGCCTTGATGGCCGATTATTACCTGCTCTATGAAGAAGGATTGATCCCCTACCAGGTGGTCCACACTTTCCGCCAGTTCGCCCGAGTGGTGGTGCAGTCACTGCGCGAATACGATGTGGAAGACCTGGTAGAGTGA
- a CDS encoding GDSL-type esterase/lipase family protein produces the protein MRITRGSRSSPTLFPIFSLVVPFLLAGWGGGWQQDDPIANPARWESALAKFEEEDRAMMSLALSESHTNQPPATATSHRPIVFVGSSSIRLWNLRTWFPHHRPLNRGFGGSHLSDVAHYVDRLVLKHRPDVVVVYAGENDIAAGRSPEGVAASYRAFISKLRAELPECRVVFIGLKPSLKRWDQIESMRRTNNLIREVIAADPLQSFLDVEPAMLDEKGRPRPALFRSDGLHLSEEGYRVWTEMVAPKLGPPPFKTTEQ, from the coding sequence GTGCGGATTACGCGCGGTTCGAGGTCGTCTCCGACATTGTTCCCGATTTTCTCCCTGGTCGTACCGTTTTTGCTGGCGGGATGGGGTGGGGGATGGCAACAGGATGATCCCATCGCTAACCCTGCGCGTTGGGAGTCCGCCCTGGCCAAGTTCGAGGAGGAAGACCGCGCCATGATGTCCCTGGCGTTGTCCGAATCCCACACCAACCAGCCGCCAGCCACCGCAACGTCGCACCGTCCCATCGTGTTCGTGGGATCGTCGAGTATTCGTCTGTGGAATCTCCGAACCTGGTTTCCCCACCATCGCCCGCTCAACCGCGGCTTCGGCGGCTCGCATCTGAGCGACGTGGCGCATTACGTCGATCGTCTGGTGCTCAAACATCGCCCCGATGTGGTGGTGGTTTACGCCGGCGAGAACGACATCGCCGCGGGACGCTCCCCCGAAGGCGTGGCCGCCTCCTATCGCGCCTTCATCAGCAAGCTCCGCGCCGAGTTGCCCGAGTGCCGAGTCGTGTTCATTGGGCTCAAGCCCAGTCTCAAACGCTGGGATCAAATCGAGTCGATGCGACGAACCAACAACCTGATCCGCGAGGTCATCGCCGCTGACCCGCTCCAGAGCTTCCTAGATGTCGAACCAGCGATGCTCGACGAGAAAGGCCGGCCCCGACCCGCGTTGTTTCGCAGCGACGGCCTGCATCTCAGCGAGGAGGGTTATCGGGTTTGGACCGAGATGGTCGCGCCCAAGCTTGGTCCTCCACCGTTCAAGACGACAGAACAATGA
- a CDS encoding DUF1559 domain-containing protein encodes MMRTRARLGFTLIELLVVIAIIAVLIALLLPAVQSAREAARRAQCVNNLKQIGLAILNYESTFSALPPGRKDCCWGTWQMFVLPYLEQSAMFNGFNFNGGRGVPEENRFLRYEGFANITVTGNRLNVLTCPSSPLNAPWRSEPLRRLGIGPMLPSHNYAVNYGTTDIVQQNLFVGTPQEVRWFGAPFTNLYLSPVNGGDRGGAVTLASITDGTSNTLMAAEVLQGIGNDLRGFTWWGDAAGFTSFRAPNSTVPDALYSAAWCNPIRQNPPCVGPTDGIPQGFAARSNHPGGVNGLRVDGSVSFFKNTVNLFTWRAVTTSQGGEILSADAL; translated from the coding sequence ATGATGCGGACACGCGCTCGCCTTGGTTTCACTCTGATCGAGCTTCTGGTGGTTATTGCCATCATTGCGGTCTTGATCGCTCTGCTGCTGCCGGCGGTGCAATCAGCCCGCGAGGCAGCCCGCCGGGCTCAGTGTGTCAACAACCTCAAGCAGATCGGTCTGGCGATCCTCAACTATGAGAGCACCTTCTCGGCCCTGCCTCCGGGTCGCAAGGACTGCTGCTGGGGCACCTGGCAGATGTTCGTGCTGCCGTACCTGGAACAGTCGGCGATGTTCAATGGCTTCAACTTCAACGGCGGCCGCGGGGTGCCCGAAGAAAATCGGTTTTTGCGTTATGAGGGGTTCGCCAACATCACGGTCACCGGCAATCGGCTCAACGTCCTGACCTGTCCCTCCAGCCCTTTGAATGCGCCCTGGCGTTCCGAGCCGCTGCGACGGTTAGGGATTGGCCCGATGTTGCCTTCGCATAACTACGCGGTCAACTACGGCACCACCGACATTGTTCAGCAGAATTTGTTCGTGGGCACGCCTCAGGAGGTGCGTTGGTTTGGGGCTCCATTCACGAACTTGTACCTCAGCCCGGTCAACGGCGGGGACCGTGGAGGCGCGGTGACTCTGGCCTCGATCACCGACGGCACCAGCAATACCCTGATGGCCGCCGAAGTGCTTCAGGGCATTGGCAACGACCTGCGCGGCTTCACCTGGTGGGGTGACGCGGCCGGTTTCACCTCCTTCCGCGCTCCCAACTCGACCGTGCCCGACGCACTTTATTCCGCCGCCTGGTGCAACCCGATCCGGCAAAACCCTCCCTGCGTGGGTCCGACCGACGGCATCCCGCAAGGCTTCGCCGCTCGGAGCAACCATCCCGGCGGCGTCAATGGCCTGCGGGTTGACGGCTCGGTGTCCTTCTTCAAGAACACCGTCAACCTGTTCACCTGGCGGGCGGTCACCACGTCCCAGGGCGGCGAGATTCTCAGCGCCGACGCCCTCTGA